The nucleotide sequence ATGGGCCGATCGACGTCAAGATCAGCGACTCGAGATTTCTGCGGAACTACGCCAGCAATGCCTTCACCGGCTTCGTCATTATCGGAGGATTTGCAACCGGCGGAGGAGCTGCTTTCATAACGAATGCCCAGACACGAGTTCTGATTGAAGATACAGAGTTCGATTCGAATGTCGCGGATGAACGACAGGGTCTTAGTATCGCCAGCGGCGGCGGCTTTTACGCAAAAGGCCCAAGTACTGGCATGAGGTCGCACGTTGATGAACCCCGTTTGCCGGTGATCGTCTTGAATCGGACTACGATCTGCAACAACCGCGCGGGTAATAGCAACGAGCAGGCGGGCGGCGGCGGATTCCACGTGGATCACGTGACGGCGATTCTGCACGATTCGAAGTTCTGCCGGAATCAGAATCGTTCGGAGGCTCCCTTCAATGCTTCCGGCGACGATGGACGCCATGTGCTCGCGGTAAGCAGTCAGTTGCTGGTGGAGAATACTTGCTTCAGCAATGCCCTCAAGTACGACGATTCGCCTCCTCCCCCACGAGGTGGTCCTCCTGTTCTGGGGTGGGATGTTTATCTGTCGGGCAATGGAGAAACGTCTGAGTTCCGCTATTGCACGTTCGCCGAGGCCCTTCAGCGTGACCAGGAGGCGCTGTACGTTGACGATGGGACGGACGTGATCGTCGACAGCAGCATCTTCTCGGGATTCACGGTTCCGATTCAAACGGTCGGGTCGGGTCAGGCGCTGGTTCGTTACACAGTCTACGATTCTGCCGATCTTGGCGCTGGGACGATTGCAGATGGCGGTTCCAACCTTGCAATCCCGCCTGGCAGCGATATTTTCCGCGACTTGCCCAATGACGATCTTCACTTGATTGCGAATGCTCCGGCGATTGGCGCGGGAAATCCCGCGAATGCTCCCGAGAAGGATGCCGATGGCGACCTGCGCGATGCGCAGCCGGATGCAGGTTGCGACGAGTACGTTGTTGTCCCCGAACCGATGATCGAGGTGACAGAGTTCAGTAGCGGCAATCCCGTGACGCACAACAGCACGGTGGATCTTGGGAAGACGCCGCTGAACGGGCCGAATATTCGTGTCTCTTTCAATATCAAGAACACGGGGACGGGGACTCTGTCGGTTTCTTCCATTTCAATCACCGGCGATCTGGGGTTGATTTCCACCGCTCCGTTCCAGTTGGCTCCGGAGGAGTCCAAGACATTCGACGTCGGGCACCCTTCGAATCCGACCGGCGTGTACAACGGCCAGGTGACGATTGTCAGCGATGCGGTGAATAACACCGAGTTCATTTTCAATGCCACGGCCGAGGTGACGGAGCCGGAGATCGCACTGTTCGAGGGCGATCGCGAGTTCGAGAACAACGATCCGCTCTCGAGTGTTTTCATGGATGCGGATCTGAACGGGACGCCGACGGAGAAGACGTACACGATCAAGAACCTCGGCACGGGGACGCTGAATATCAGCCAGCTCGCCGTTTCGTTGCCGTACACGTTCCTGAGCGGCACGCCGTCGTCGGTTGCGCCAATGTCGGAGGAGCAATTCACGGTTCGCCTGCCAACGGATGTGGCGGGGCGGTACGATGGGACGCTGGAGATCACGAGCGACGATCAGGACGAGGGGCTGTTCGTGATCAAGATCACGGGCCGCGTGATCGCACCGGAGATGTACGTGGAGGTCGATAATCAGCCGATCCAATCGGGCGATACCGTGGACTTCGGCGCGGCAGCTTATGCTTCTGAATTCCCGACCAAGACGGTGACGATCGGCAACACGGGGAATACGACTTTGGAACTCGACGGAGAGACAAGTCCGACGATCCCCGATGTGCCAATTGCTATTCTGGCTGCCGAGGTTCCGCCGGGAGAAGAGACGTCGTTTACGCTGAAGCTGAAGACCGCGGAACCGGGCGCGAAGGAAGGTACGGTCCGCATCTTCAGCAACGATCCGGAGGACAATCCTTTCGAGATCAAGGTGACGGGAACGATCGGCGATCTTCCGAATGAACCGGAGTACGACTTCGGCGATGCAATCGACCCGACGTTCCCGACGTTGCTAGCTTCGGATGGTGCGCGGCACAAGAAGAAGACCACTGGTCCGAATCCGAAGATCGGTGCCAACGCGACGGACTACGAGTTCGACGGTCGGCCGGGAAATCTGGCACTTGGCGATGACTCTGGGGCGCCGATCAGACGCGGAAGTACTTCGGACGATGAGGACTCGATCACGCCGAATTTCGTCGGTCAGGATTGTTACGCGGGACAGATTCTGCTCGATCGCGATGCGATGAACACGTTCCACGTTGTCGTCGGTGGATCCGCAGGCTTCCTGTATTTCTGGCTGGATCTGAACGGCGACGGCGATTGGGATGATGCCGGCGAGCAGTTGGTGAAGCAGAAACCGGTCAATGTGGGCGACAACGTTGCGATTCCGATTCCGATCGGCGCGAACTTCCCAAGAAACCGCGAGATGTTTGGACGCTTGCGGATCAGCACGGACCTCATTGCACTGAAGCCGACTGGCGCAGCCGTGGATGGCGAGGTGGAAGATTACCTGTTCCGGACTGTGGATCGCCGTTTCCTGGCCATCGACACGACGGACGATAAGCGCGACTACAAGACGACGTTCCAGTTCCGCGTGACGAACATCGTCGATAACCTGACGCGTGGCGTTTCGGATGTGCTCGTGACGACGGAGTTCTTTGTCTTCCGGCCGGGTTCAACGGCTTCCGC is from bacterium and encodes:
- a CDS encoding choice-of-anchor D domain-containing protein, translating into MTNVSTRYSRVLAALCAVVLGAATSFAQVHVAPGGVDSGDGRDPGAPVGTIAYALTQASDGEEIRLAEGTYNEQGLLLTQSQMITGGWLSDFSGLNSPVDPANTVVQGDGSDRIIRLTITSSGRLTTLDGFTITGGDASTPDHGTGFGGGVYAPGSGKLVLNNMTFDGNAGRTTKDPNSFDDALGHGGAVYSDGSLVISNSMFSNNVGNSGGDFFNDSGVGGAVYYGYSGSGLTEFLIADTTFDSNIGHNSDSTSDLATATSYGGAVAIFPGSVSRADDRGGLTTPTLTFQNVDFLDNSSRGFDADEGNSYGGGLYIDLSSFNGPIDVKISDSRFLRNYASNAFTGFVIIGGFATGGGAAFITNAQTRVLIEDTEFDSNVADERQGLSIASGGGFYAKGPSTGMRSHVDEPRLPVIVLNRTTICNNRAGNSNEQAGGGGFHVDHVTAILHDSKFCRNQNRSEAPFNASGDDGRHVLAVSSQLLVENTCFSNALKYDDSPPPPRGGPPVLGWDVYLSGNGETSEFRYCTFAEALQRDQEALYVDDGTDVIVDSSIFSGFTVPIQTVGSGQALVRYTVYDSADLGAGTIADGGSNLAIPPGSDIFRDLPNDDLHLIANAPAIGAGNPANAPEKDADGDLRDAQPDAGCDEYVVVPEPMIEVTEFSSGNPVTHNSTVDLGKTPLNGPNIRVSFNIKNTGTGTLSVSSISITGDLGLISTAPFQLAPEESKTFDVGHPSNPTGVYNGQVTIVSDAVNNTEFIFNATAEVTEPEIALFEGDREFENNDPLSSVFMDADLNGTPTEKTYTIKNLGTGTLNISQLAVSLPYTFLSGTPSSVAPMSEEQFTVRLPTDVAGRYDGTLEITSDDQDEGLFVIKITGRVIAPEMYVEVDNQPIQSGDTVDFGAAAYASEFPTKTVTIGNTGNTTLELDGETSPTIPDVPIAILAAEVPPGEETSFTLKLKTAEPGAKEGTVRIFSNDPEDNPFEIKVTGTIGDLPNEPEYDFGDAIDPTFPTLLASDGARHKKKTTGPNPKIGANATDYEFDGRPGNLALGDDSGAPIRRGSTSDDEDSITPNFVGQDCYAGQILLDRDAMNTFHVVVGGSAGFLYFWLDLNGDGDWDDAGEQLVKQKPVNVGDNVAIPIPIGANFPRNREMFGRLRISTDLIALKPTGAAVDGEVEDYLFRTVDRRFLAIDTTDDKRDYKTTFQFRVTNIVDNLTRGVSDVLVTTEFFVFRPGSTASAGPLTYFNLTGSPQGYSTSTMQWTIPAIADLGEAFGIFDWELQQGFQGQNLALRIEVVSEIECNGISDEVPGNNKSNWSIFLLFGDFADRQQIIRKLLEIQTGMRGAVAHDPMDPNEDAVVDVADLIWAVGAEESAGAGIP